Proteins from a genomic interval of Arachis hypogaea cultivar Tifrunner chromosome 10, arahy.Tifrunner.gnm2.J5K5, whole genome shotgun sequence:
- the LOC112715230 gene encoding uncharacterized protein, translated as MESSSPISESQTDPLSTPSFSSLNDLCHDLTSLQDLATRGAWRSVIDKVSRARALNLLQNPHDHLTYLAYNALAFAKLRRFNEASAELDSMEDLDSHHYRYETYPKIYHNRTGSMVPFSLRWLHALLPIKLGHRNQGVDRLYTLLDFVRQKIRDKETSNLQDSVQIWKKREVFVVNCIIGNHLSHKEFTVCLSLLKELLSRDSLDPLLVSQLGYVQLQIGDLEGAKVSFSKVEGLVEEAKKGNNNGSLLLSEIEMMNLVNRNKALVYLVGKDYVSAVREYEECIERDGSDVVALNNKALCLMYLRDLSDSIKVLENALETVPTVALNETLVVNLCSMYELAYVNHSDIKRTLSNWIARVAPDDFDATCTRT; from the coding sequence ATGGAATCATCGTCTCCGATTTCCGAATCCCAAACGGACCCTCTCTCAACCCCTTCGTTCTCCTCTCTCAACGATCTCTGTCATGACCTTACCTCCCTACAAGACCTCGCCACTCGCGGCGCGTGGCGCTCCGTCATCGACAAGGTCTCACGCGCCAGGGCCCTCAACCTCCTTCAAAACCCTCACGACCATCTCACCTACCTTGCCTATAATGCCCTTGCCTTCGCTAAACTGCGTCGTTTCAACGAAGCCTCCGCAGAGCTTGATTCCATGGAGGACCTCGATAGCCACCATTACCGCTACGAAACCTATCCCAAAATCTACCATAACCGAACCGGTTCCATGGTCCCCTTCTCCCTTCGCTGGCTCCACGCTCTTCTTCCCATCAAGTTAGGGCACAGAAATCAAGGTGTGGATCGCCTTTACACTCTTCTCGATTTTGTTCGCCAGAAGATCAGGGACAAGGAGACGAGCAATCTGCAAGATTCGGTTCAGATCTGGAAGAAGAGAGAGGTATTCGTTGTGAATTGCATAATTGGGAACCATTTGAGTCACAAGGAGTTCACCGTGTGCTTGAGCTTGTTGAAGGAgctgctttcgcgtgactctttgGATCCATTGCTGGTTTCGCAGCTTGGCTATGTTCAGTTGCAGATTGGGGACTTGGAAGGTGCAAAGGTTTCGTTCTCCAAGGTTGAGGGTTTGGTAGAGGAAGCAAAGAAGGGTAATAACAATGGTTCGTTGTTGTTGAGTGAGATTGAGATGATGAACCTTGTGAATAGAAACAAGGCTTTGGTGTATTTGGTTGGGAAGGATTATGTCTCCGCTGTTAGAGAGTATGAGGAGTGCATTGAGAGGGATGGTTCTGATGTTGTTGCCTTGAACAACAAGGCATTGTGTTTGATGTATCTGAGGGATTTGTCTGATTCCATCAAGGTACTTGAGAATGCACTTGAGACGGTTCCCACCGTGGCACTCAATGAGACGCTTGTTGTTAACTTGTGTAGCATGTATGAGCTGGCCTATGTGAATCATTCGGATATTAAGAGGACACTGAGCAATTGGATTGCTCGTGTCGCCCCCGACGACTTTGATGCAACTTGCACTCGGACATGA